The following coding sequences lie in one Phalacrocorax aristotelis chromosome 2, bGulAri2.1, whole genome shotgun sequence genomic window:
- the RDH10 gene encoding retinol dehydrogenase 10 isoform X1 codes for MNILLELFVVTFRVLWAFVLAAAKWLVRPKEKSVAGQVCLITGAGSGLGRLFALEFARRRALLVLWDINTQSNEETAGMVRHIYREIAEEAAAAVPRVAGDGEKDALLHCNLQVYTYTCDVGKRENVYLTAERVRKEVGEVSVLVNNAGVVSGHHLLECPDELIERTMMVNCHAHFWTTKAFLPKMLEMNHGHIVTVASSLGLFSTAGVEDYCASKFGAVGFHESLSHELKAAEKDGIKTTLVCPYLVDTGMFRGCRIRKEIEPFLPPLKPEYCVKQAMRAILTDQPMICTPRLMYMVTFMKSILPFEAVVCMYRFLGADKCMYPFIAQRKQATNNNEAKNGI; via the exons ATGAACATCCTGCTGGAGCTCTTCGTGGTGACTTTCCGAGTGCTGTGGGCTTTCGTGCTGGCCGCCGCCAAGTGGCTGGTGCGGCCAAAGGAGAAGAGCGTGGCGGGGCAGGTGTGCCTGATCACCGGGGCGGGCAGCGGCCTGGGCCGCCTCTTCGCCCTGGAGTTCGCCCGGCGCCGGGCGCTGCTGGTCCTGTGGGACATCAACACTCAGAGCAACGAGGAGACGGCGGGCATGGTGCGACACATCTACCGGGAGATAGCCGAGGAGGCGGCGGCCGCCGTCCCCAGAG TAGCTGGAGATGGAGAAAAAGATGCGCTGCTCCATTGCAACTTGCAGGTTTACACATATACCTGTGACGTgggcaaaagagaaaatgtctACTTAACAGCTGAGAGGGTCCGCAAGGAGGTTGGCGAGGTGTCTGTCCTGGTGAACAATGCCGGTGTGGTCTCCGGGCACCATCTACTGGAGTGCCCTGATGAGCTTATTGAGAGGACCATGATGGTCAACTGTCACGCACACTTCTGG acCACTAAAGCATTCCTTCCCAAGATGCTGGAAATGAATCATGGACACATTGTGACAGTTGCAAGTTCCTTGGGATTGTTCAGTACTGCTGGAGTGGAG GATTATTGCGCCAGCAAATTTGGAGCTGTAGGTTTCCATGAGTCTTTGAGCCATGAACTGAAGGCTGCTGAAAAGGACGGAATCAAAACAACTTTAGTCTGCCCTTATCTTGTAGATACAGGAATGTTCAGAGGGTGCAGGATCAG aaaagaaattgagCCTTTCCTTCCACCCTTGAAGCCAGAATACTGTGTGAAGCAGGCTATGAGAGCTATCCTTACAGACCAGCCAATGATCTGCACACCTCGCCTCATGTATATGGTCACCTTCATGAAAAG TATTCTGCCCTTTGAAGCAGTTGTATGCATGTACCGGTTTTTGGGTGCAGACAAGTGTATGTACCCTTTCATCGCGCAAAGGAAACAGGCTACAAACAACAATGAAGCAAAAAATGGAATTTAA
- the RDH10 gene encoding retinol dehydrogenase 10 isoform X2 has product MNILLELFVVTFRVLWAFVLAAAKWLVRPKEKSVAGQVCLITGAGSGLGRLFALEFARRRALLVLWDINTQSNEETAGMVRHIYREIAEEAAAAVPRAGDGEKDALLHCNLQVYTYTCDVGKRENVYLTAERVRKEVGEVSVLVNNAGVVSGHHLLECPDELIERTMMVNCHAHFWTTKAFLPKMLEMNHGHIVTVASSLGLFSTAGVEDYCASKFGAVGFHESLSHELKAAEKDGIKTTLVCPYLVDTGMFRGCRIRKEIEPFLPPLKPEYCVKQAMRAILTDQPMICTPRLMYMVTFMKSILPFEAVVCMYRFLGADKCMYPFIAQRKQATNNNEAKNGI; this is encoded by the exons ATGAACATCCTGCTGGAGCTCTTCGTGGTGACTTTCCGAGTGCTGTGGGCTTTCGTGCTGGCCGCCGCCAAGTGGCTGGTGCGGCCAAAGGAGAAGAGCGTGGCGGGGCAGGTGTGCCTGATCACCGGGGCGGGCAGCGGCCTGGGCCGCCTCTTCGCCCTGGAGTTCGCCCGGCGCCGGGCGCTGCTGGTCCTGTGGGACATCAACACTCAGAGCAACGAGGAGACGGCGGGCATGGTGCGACACATCTACCGGGAGATAGCCGAGGAGGCGGCGGCCGCCGTCCCCAGAG CTGGAGATGGAGAAAAAGATGCGCTGCTCCATTGCAACTTGCAGGTTTACACATATACCTGTGACGTgggcaaaagagaaaatgtctACTTAACAGCTGAGAGGGTCCGCAAGGAGGTTGGCGAGGTGTCTGTCCTGGTGAACAATGCCGGTGTGGTCTCCGGGCACCATCTACTGGAGTGCCCTGATGAGCTTATTGAGAGGACCATGATGGTCAACTGTCACGCACACTTCTGG acCACTAAAGCATTCCTTCCCAAGATGCTGGAAATGAATCATGGACACATTGTGACAGTTGCAAGTTCCTTGGGATTGTTCAGTACTGCTGGAGTGGAG GATTATTGCGCCAGCAAATTTGGAGCTGTAGGTTTCCATGAGTCTTTGAGCCATGAACTGAAGGCTGCTGAAAAGGACGGAATCAAAACAACTTTAGTCTGCCCTTATCTTGTAGATACAGGAATGTTCAGAGGGTGCAGGATCAG aaaagaaattgagCCTTTCCTTCCACCCTTGAAGCCAGAATACTGTGTGAAGCAGGCTATGAGAGCTATCCTTACAGACCAGCCAATGATCTGCACACCTCGCCTCATGTATATGGTCACCTTCATGAAAAG TATTCTGCCCTTTGAAGCAGTTGTATGCATGTACCGGTTTTTGGGTGCAGACAAGTGTATGTACCCTTTCATCGCGCAAAGGAAACAGGCTACAAACAACAATGAAGCAAAAAATGGAATTTAA